The Capsicum annuum cultivar UCD-10X-F1 chromosome 3, UCD10Xv1.1, whole genome shotgun sequence genomic sequence TTACCTGTCATTGCAGCGTTAAAAAAAGTACATGAAATCATCAAATCTGGGCCACTGATGAAAGTAGTCCCATCTGTTCAGTAAGATTATGCATATGCTTTAGTTTATCCCAATCACTCTCCTGAACTCCTAGgaaatcttcttctttatctaaACCATCTTCCACAGCTAGGGAACCAATCTCATCTGTATCCCCAGGGAGAGGGCTTGCAGAAAGAATATGGTcccaaaaaatatcattaattgcTGGAAGCTTCGGAATTTCATCCTGCAAGACATCACCATCTGTGTCTGCCAAAAATCCATCAGGGACAACAGTAGTTAAACCATCCAAAATACCTTGTGTTGTGTCAATATCTGGCTCATTTCCAGTCTCGGACATCTTAAAGTCAGCTATTCCAAGAGTATCAAGTCTATTAATCCTCTGTCCTTGATAAAATTCAGGCAAATCATGGACTGCCTGAGAGTTCAAGGCATCAGATTCAGGTAATGCAGGAACTTTGGCCTCCCCAGGAACCACAGTAATGGAAGATTGGGTGACAGACATGGCAGATGAACAAGAGTTGAATGGAAATCCTGAATCTGACATTAGATGAGACTGTGAAGAAGTTGGCAGTACTTCAGAGAGGGTAACACCGGAAATACAACTGGATGTTCCACAACTGTCTAGAGGATTTTTAGGCGGGAGGGGATTATTAGTCAAAAAGCCATTCGAGTTCTTAAATCTGTTGTCCAGTCTCCCAGGTGCATTTATTTTCAAAATCTGCTGCATCAATGCTTTTGCAGCCTCATTCATTGAAGGTTGATACCTGACTACCTGTCCATCTGGCAACACATTGTTAGGCTTGCACTCAACATTTTCATCATCCTGCTCAGGAAGTCTCCTTTTCTTATTGAGGCCAGTAATACGCCTGTTATTGCCATTCTGTTGATGTACCAGTTGGGCTACAAAGCCAGGGCTCTGCATGGCCTTGGCAAGGAACGACATCATTTGCTGTTGCCTGTTCTCCATTAATTGAACACGCTGCCCAACAGTTTGCAATTGGTGATCTGTCTCCTGCTGCTGCTGTCTCAACTTAACCAGCTCTTGCATAAGAACATCCTTATCTCTTTTAAGCCTTTCCACCTCTTCATCAATTCCGAATTTCCCAACTTCAACACAGGATGCAACAGATGCATTTGGCACTTGGGAGGTGGTTTGTTGATGGCCCTGCACCTGAGAGGCTTTTCTCCTGCTTATACTCTTCAACAGGTGTTTGTGGCCTCTAAGAAATCCCTCATTTGCAAATTCCCAGCGGTCCGGATCAACCTTCCTGAAACCCTGATTGATGAAGGAGGAAAGCAaactataaaaagaaataaagttgCCCGGCGGGTACAAGGAGACTCCATATCATAAAAAAAGCACAAGGGCAGAATACACCACAGTGGCAGAACTACACTGCAAAAACAAAACTTTCCGGTCACAGAAAAATCCCCGAAATCCATCTAGTACTTGCAACATTTTTTGACAAGCTCtattacttaaaaaaatttctttatctGGACGGTTAGTACTTAATAAGCATATGAAAATTAATAACGTGGGCTGCGCGTTTGGTGGATGGAAGTAGGCGGAGGAATAGATGCACAAATTGTGCTCAAGTGAGAGGAAGTGAACCTGCTCGTCTGCTTCAGCATAAGCTCTCCACCACTGTCTAGCCTGACCTCTAGCTGGAAAGTAGTGAAGTCCACTCACTGGGACTCTACAAGCCCCAAGTTACAGGAACTCCTGAGCATCAGCTGTTGGATCACATTCCATCAACTATGTTGGCTATTCGGTATGCACATGAATAAAGCAGTACTAAATTTTGTGACAAAACACCTTGGTTCAAAAGGCATAGAATAATCTGGGATTTGATCTAAAACTATTCTACCTTTTACGATAAAACTGCCTTTGGTTGATTTACTAAAGCTTCTTCACAGGAAACAGTATATATAAAAAGGAATAATAACTACTTTATTAACAAGAATAAATAAGCCAAATAAGAGGACAGAGTACACAAGGGAGGTTAGCAGGCAATGGATGGAAAGGGGGGAGTTGTGGGGCGTTGCAAAATCATTGGATAACTTAGGTAACATTTACATCACCTCAATCCGGGAATATTTTCATCCCTGAGGTTTATAGTCCCCTTGACGAATTTAATCAATCCTAAACTCCCACTAAAAAGCCCATCACAATTTGGAATCACTGAGATTAAATCAGATGTGCCATGTTTGCAATTATTTCTCAAATTAGAAGTACCAATTTCCTTGATCCTTGATAAATCACTTCAAAAACACTTGGAACAAACCTATCAAATGGAACTACTCTACAACTATTCCTACAGAAAATTGGCAATAACCAACTGAACGACTGATAATGGCTTACATATATGCTAGACCAATTCATTATCAGTTCATGCAGACATAAAATTTGTAGATTATGATTCCAAATAGCAGGAATAACCGCTGCACAGTGGAACAGTAACATTTTCATCATAACGCAATTTTCGATTATTGGAAGTGTAACATTTTCATCTTAACGCAATTTTCGATTATTGGAACAGTAACATTTTCATCTTAACGTAATTCTCGATTATCTAAGGCGCTTAGCCTATTAGATTtcagaaaggaaaaaaaaagctaGAGAAGCTAAAAGATGAATAAGCAGACGCATTTaaataaactacataaaatttgCAGAAAAAGTAATTTGATTAGTTTCCTTTTAAAAGAACTGCTGACTTAAAGCTTAAGGAAACAGTTGGGCCACACAATCATCGagagcaggagaagtagaaaatTGTACTAACGTAAGTATTCAACTGTCTGACGAAGTTGGAGAAGTTATTGTGCCTGAAATACTTGGGCAAAATATCTCTAGCGAACTCCGGCACGTTCCAAACAACAAAGCTATTGTTACTCCTGCTCCACGATATCACAGAATCCGTCGATGGATCATCCACTATATCATACGTCTTGAGCAGGAAAGGCGGTGGCGGCGACTTCCCTCCCATCGCCGCAGCAGCAGCCTCGTGAACTCCGTTCATTTTCCACTTCACAATAGCACTGCTTTCTCAGTACACCCAGCAACGCACAGAAACACACAACAGAGAAAATAAATATGCGGAAAATGGAAGTGTTGAGATCTGGATAGAAGTACAGAAGAAGAGAGCAAATGTTGTTGTAGGGTAACtaaaaggagaaagaagaaaGGAGTGGGGACTGAGTGACTGACACCGAGCGGTAGAAATAGCCAAAAGAGAGCACGCGAGAAGGTTCTTGAAGCGGTTGATTTGCGCCAACGAGGCATCTTCTttacttctttttattctttgtcCTTAGAGTTTATCGAAATTATTTTCAAGGTACTTATTTGTTGCGAGTATTCGTATAGTCATCCAAATATTTGCATATTTGTATTTCGTGTACCCATGAAGTCACCAAAACCTCACTTGAATCCCTGATTAATGACTTAGTTGTTTTTCTTAATTCCTCTCCATGAGCTTCTACCTTTTTTTTTGCTCCATTTGGTGACTCAAACTCATAATCTTAAGATTCATTCGATGAGAAATATTTATCATCCAAGCAACTTCCTCTTATCAATAATTTAGTTGCACAAGCTGGCTGGGAaacaagaaagagaaagttaTACACTTCTACCATAAGGAAAATAAGGGATTGTTTGGTACATCGGATAAGGAAAATAATCTCAGGATAAAGTTTAGAATTAACTTTTTTCCTTGGTATGAGGTATTACTTAATTAATTCCAGGCCTATTTATCCAACCACTTGTACCGAAATGGTGAAATTACAATCATAAAAGAATTAAAGCTGCCCGGCGGGTACAAGGAGATTCCATATcattaaaaaacaaaaagaagcaCTAGGACAAAATACGCCAAAGTGGGTGGCAGAAATACACcctgccaaaaaagaaaaaaaatctggTCACAAACAAATCCCCGAAATCCATCTATTACTTAAACATTTTTTGACAAGCTCTATtacttaaaatttttctttaaatggACGGTTAATACTTAATAGGCATATGAAAATCAACAAATTGGGTTGGTCGTTTGGTGGATGAAAGTAGGCGGAGGAATAGATGCACAAATTGTGCTCAGGTTAAAGGAAGTGAGCCTGCTGGCCAGCTTCTGCATAAGCTCTCCACCATTATCTAGCCTGACCCCTAGCTGGAAACTAGTGACATCCACTCGCTTGGCCTCTGCAAGGCCTGAGTTATGTAATATCTCCCAGCAATGGTCTAGGAACTCCTGAGCATCAGCTGTTGGAGCACACTCCATCAACTATGTTGGCGATTCAGTATGCACATGAATAAAGTAGAACTAAATTTTGTGACAAATGCCTTTAGTTCAAAGGCATTGAATAACCTGTCATTTGATCTAAAACTATTCTACTGGTTACGTGAAAACAACCTTTGTTACATTTACTAAAGCTACTTCACAGGAACAGTAGATATAAAAAGGAACAATAACTACTagattaacaaaaaataaataagaatatccTAAGCTTCCCAAGACCATCAGAATTATTGATATTAAATCAGATGTGCCatctttgcaattattctcaaaTAATAGTATTACTTTCCTTTATCCTTGATAAATCACTTCCAGAAACGCTTAAAATAAACCTATCAAACGGAACTATCCTACAACTATTCCTAGAGAAAAATGTCAATAACCAAATAACCAACGGAATGACTGATAATGATCCCTAATTTTCTATTTACATATACGCTAGACCAACTCATTATCAGTTCATGGCTTCATGCAGACTTAAAAATTGCAGATTATGATTCCATATTGCAGAAATGACCGCTGCACGGTGGAACATATCAATTTTCATCTTAACGTAATTTTCAGtttatccttttttcttttgataatcgTGTTGTACGGTCCTAGCTCTtgcacacctcgactaaatccaccgGATCCCTCCCACAGGTTACTCCGTCCACCAAAGCTAGGACAGATGGGAAGAATAGCATAGAgtttttttgtcttaattttcgATTATCTATGAAGCTTAGCTAAATAAATTTCAGAAAAACGAGGAGAGAAGCTAAAAGACTAAAAAAGAGACGCATTTAAATCAACTACATATTTGTAGAACAGAAATTTGATGAGTTT encodes the following:
- the LOC107862925 gene encoding heat stress transcription factor A-1 isoform X2 yields the protein MNGVHEAAAAAMGGKSPPPPFLLKTYDIVDDPSTDSVISWSRSNNSFVVWNVPEFARDILPKYFRHNNFSNFVRQLNTYGFRKVDPDRWEFANEGFLRGHKHLLKSISRRKASQVQGHQQTTSQVPNASVASCVEVGKFGIDEEVERLKRDKDVLMQELVKLRQQQQETDHQLQTVGQRVQLMENRQQQMMSFLAKAMQSPGFVAQLVHQQNGNNRRITGLNKKRRLPEQDDENVECKPNNVLPDGQVVRYQPSMNEAAKALMQQILKINAPGRLDNRFKNSNGFLTNNPLPPKNPLDSCGTSSCISGVTLSEVLPTSSQSHLMSDSGFPFNSCSSAMSVTQSSITVVPGEAKVPALPESDALNSQAVHDLPEFYQGQRINRLDTLGIADFKMSETGNEPDIDTTQGILDGLTTVVPDGFLADTDGDVLQDEIPKLPAINDIFWDHILSASPLPGDTDEIGSLAVEDGLDKEEDFLGVQESDWDKLKHMHNLTEQMGLLSSVAQI
- the LOC107862925 gene encoding heat stress transcription factor A-1 isoform X1, coding for MDGVHEAAAAAAAGGNSPPPFLCKTYDMVDDPSTDSVVSWSKSNNSFVVWNVPEFARDILPKYFKHNNFSSFVRQLNTYGFRKVDPDRWEFANEGFLRGHKHLLKSISRRKASQVQGHQQTTSQVPNASVASCVEVGKFGIDEEVERLKRDKDVLMQELVKLRQQQQETDHQLQTVGQRVQLMENRQQQMMSFLAKAMQSPGFVAQLVHQQNGNNRRITGLNKKRRLPEQDDENVECKPNNVLPDGQVVRYQPSMNEAAKALMQQILKINAPGRLDNRFKNSNGFLTNNPLPPKNPLDSCGTSSCISGVTLSEVLPTSSQSHLMSDSGFPFNSCSSAMSVTQSSITVVPGEAKVPALPESDALNSQAVHDLPEFYQGQRINRLDTLGIADFKMSETGNEPDIDTTQGILDGLTTVVPDGFLADTDGDVLQDEIPKLPAINDIFWDHILSASPLPGDTDEIGSLAVEDGLDKEEDFLGVQESDWDKLKHMHNLTEQMGLLSSVAQI